In Streptomyces sp. NBC_01231, the sequence CAGGTGCGGCCCTCCGGGTCGAGGGGCAGGGAGTCGATCAACTCGGCGTCGGCGGCCGTACGTCGTACGAAGTCGAAGAGGTCCGCCTGCGTCGGGGCGGAGAGAGCGGCAACAGTGGGGGATGCAGACACGGGCACCGTCCTGAGGAGCGTTCGCGTGGGAGCGCGCTACAGCATGGAGCGGCGCGCGCGGGAAGAGAGGGATGCGAATTCAGCAGGACGGGCGACACACGCAGCCCGCATAGCGGATGAGGTCCATATGGACCCTCCGCCACAGGCGCACACAGGTGTCGGTCACGATCCGGAGTACACCACGCACATGCGGACGGGTCAACTCACTGTCACTATGTGGACGCACAGTGATGACGGACACGTACACGCTCGAACGAGGTGCCCCCACGAAGCAGGGGCGAAGCGTTCCCTCGCGGACTCGACGCGGATCCCTGGCTCACCTCACGCGGATCCCTCGCGCACCTCAGCGCGACCCCGCCCTGACCCCCGCCCCGGCTCCTGCCTGCGCCTTGGCGGGACCGCCGATCGCCGCCTCGGCCGCCGCGTACAGGTCGGCCGGCCGGACCCCGGTGAGAGCGGCGACCAGGTGACCGTCCGGTCGTACGAGAAGGACGGTGTGGGGGGCCGCGCCCGGGTACTCCTCGGTGACCAGCAGCTCCGCGGGATGCGGCAGCGCGGCGACCGCGGCCGCCAGCCGGGGCATGATCCCGGCGCTCACCCAGTGCTTGCGTTCCCACACGCCGGTGCCCGGTGCGACCAGGACGACGAGCAGCGCGCCACGGCCGAGGCGGTCCCGCAGCCGTACGAAGGAACCGTCCTCCGCGGTGACCTGTACATCGGTGACGGGCGCACCGGGTTCCGTGGCGACGGGGGCCTCTCCTTCGAGGTGCCGGGGAGCGAGCGGTGAGTCGGCGTACGCCCCCGGCGCACCCAACGCTCCGCGCCCCAAGTGACCGTCCGTGAGGAGTGCGTCGTGGCCGCGGGCCGAACCGGGGACGTAGGCGCGCAGCCCCCCGCCGCCACGCAGCAGCGGCAGCGCCTGATCGGCGGCGCGCAGCCGGGCGGCGACGACCGCGCGCCGTTCCGCCTGGTAGCTGTCGAGCAGCGCCTCGTGCGGCCCGTGGTGCCAGGCCAGCGCCAGCTTCCAGGCGAGGTTGTCGGCGTCCCGGAGCCCCTCGTCGAGCCCGTGCGTGCCGAGCGCGCCGAGCAGGTGCGCCGCGTCCCCGGCGAGGAAGACGCGGCCCGCTCGCCACCGCCGGGCAAGCCGGTGGTGGACCGTGTGGACGCCGGTGTCGAGGAGCTCGTAGGGCGGTGTCGGACCGTCGGTCCAGCCGGCCAGGGTCTCCCGGACGCGTGCCACCAGCAGCTCGGGCGTGACGAGGTCCTTGCCCGGCGGTAGCAGCCAGTCGAGGCGCCACACCCCATCGGGCAGGGGGCGACCGGTGACCTCGCCGACGGAGGGGCCGGAGGTGCGCCACGGGGGCATCCGGTGGAGCAACGCCTCGTCGGGACGGGGGAGTTCCGCGCGCAGGGCGGCGACTGCGTGCCGTTCCACCGCCGTACGGCCCGGGAAGCGGATGTCCTGAACCTTGCGGACGGTCGAACGGGGACCGTCGCAGCCGATCAGGTAGCTGCCGCGCCACCAGGTGCCCTTGGGGCCGCGGGTGTGCGCGGTGACGCCCGAGGGCTCCTGTTCCACGCCGTCGAGACGGCTGTCCACGGCGATCTTGACGAGTCGTTCGCCGAGGAGGGCGGCGCGCAGGGCGCCGGTCAGCACGTGCTGGGCAAGGTGCAGGGGTGCGGGGCCGGCGTCGAGGGAGGGGTCGTCGTCGGTGACCGTCGCGCCGAAAGTGACCTCGCGCATCACCTGCTTGCGCCGCAACGACCGCCATCCGGCCCAATGGACTCCGGCCTCGGCGAGTGGCCTGCCGGTCAGCCGCTCCATGAGGGCGGTGGTGTCCTCGCGCAGCACGACGGTGCGGGCGAGGCGCGGTTCGTCCTTGCCCGGCCCCTCGTCGAGCACGACGGACGGCACGTCCTGACGCGCCAGCGCAAGGGCGAGCGTGAGCCCGACGGGCCCCGCTCCGACGATGATCACCGGGTCCACGGCGCGGCGCCCCCTGCTCGCAGCGGTGTCCCTGGGGACGTGAGTGAACAGGAGGTTGGAGCAGGGTGCACGATCACAGAACGTATGCAACCCATTGCCGAAGCTTGCGTCAAGTGACGAAGGCGGTTGCCCGGGCAAGCCGCCCCACGCCAACTTCCATGCGAAAGGGATCGTTCATTGCCCATCCGGTGTGGCCCGCCAACCATACCGAGCTGAGACGTGAGGCGTTTTCCAGCGGTGTGCGCGAGAGGGGAAGAGTGCTGATCAGGCCTGCTTGGGGTGTGATTCCACCGTCACTCCGAGCGCTTTGCGGTTCTCGGTAGCAGGGCGCTTCCGGTTTTTTCCAGTTCCCGGAGAAGGGCTGCTGGGCTCGCTGCGCTGTTGCTGCCCTGGTGGGTTCTTCCGCTGCCGGAAAATTGAAACAGCTGCTTGGTGCCGGCGGATTTCTGCGCCAGTTCCGCCGTCAGCAATACGTGGCGGAGGAAAGGACCCTCTGCCATTTGGGAAGG encodes:
- a CDS encoding FAD-dependent monooxygenase; this translates as MDPVIIVGAGPVGLTLALALARQDVPSVVLDEGPGKDEPRLARTVVLREDTTALMERLTGRPLAEAGVHWAGWRSLRRKQVMREVTFGATVTDDDPSLDAGPAPLHLAQHVLTGALRAALLGERLVKIAVDSRLDGVEQEPSGVTAHTRGPKGTWWRGSYLIGCDGPRSTVRKVQDIRFPGRTAVERHAVAALRAELPRPDEALLHRMPPWRTSGPSVGEVTGRPLPDGVWRLDWLLPPGKDLVTPELLVARVRETLAGWTDGPTPPYELLDTGVHTVHHRLARRWRAGRVFLAGDAAHLLGALGTHGLDEGLRDADNLAWKLALAWHHGPHEALLDSYQAERRAVVAARLRAADQALPLLRGGGGLRAYVPGSARGHDALLTDGHLGRGALGAPGAYADSPLAPRHLEGEAPVATEPGAPVTDVQVTAEDGSFVRLRDRLGRGALLVVLVAPGTGVWERKHWVSAGIMPRLAAAVAALPHPAELLVTEEYPGAAPHTVLLVRPDGHLVAALTGVRPADLYAAAEAAIGGPAKAQAGAGAGVRAGSR